The genomic segment TTATCGAAGCGAAGATTAACCATCCGGAATTTGGCGTGCAGGCGCTGATTGAAGATTATGAGTTAATGGGTGCAGAGACCGAAAACACGAAGGCGCTGCAATTGGTGCAAGGAGCGCTACGGCTGTCGGCCCACGTGTTGCAGCAAGATAGCAGCCAACTGGTGGGACAACTCCTGGGACGGATGCAGGGATTGAAACATCGAGAGATTCAACAGTTGCTGACCCAAGCCAACCAGAGCCAAACCCCCGGTCTGCGTCCCTTAACCCCAAGTTTAACCCCTCCCGGAGGCCCGCTGCTGCGCACTCTGGAAGGTCATAGCTCCTTTGTTAATGCCGTAGCAGTAACCCCAGATGGAGAGCGCCTCATTTCCGCTTCCCACGACCAGACAGTGAAAATCTGGAAATTGTCGAGTGGGGAATTAGAGAAGACCCTCACCGGTCATAGCGATGATGTTAATGCCGTAGCGGTAACCCCAGATGGAGAGCGCCTCATTTCCGCTTCCCACGACAAGACGGTGAAAATCTGGAAGTTGTCGAGTGGGGAATTAGAGCAGACCCTCACCGGTCATCGCTTCTCGGTTAATGCCGTAGCGGTGACCCCAGATGGAGAGCGCCTCATTTCTGCTTCTACCGACAAGACGGTGAAAATCTGGAAGTTGTCGAGTGGGGAATTAGAGCAGACCCTCACCGGTCATAGCGACGCGGTTACAGCCGTAGCGGCAACCCTAGATGGAGAGCGCCTCATTTCCGCTTCCACCGACAAGACGGTGAAAATCTGGAAATTGTCGAGTGGGGAATTAGAGAAGACCCTCACCGGTCATAGCTTCTATGTTAGTGCCGTAGCGGTGACCCCAGATGGAGAGCGCCTCATTTCTGCTTCTACCGACAAGACGGTGAAAATCTGGAAATTGTCGAGTGGGGAATTAGAGAAGACCCTCACCGGTCATAGCAACTATGTTAATGCCGTAGCAGTGACCCCAGATGGCGAGCGCCTCATTTCTGCTTCCGACGACCAGACAGTGAAAATCTGGAAATTGTCGAGTGGGGAATTAGAGAAGACCCTCACCGGTCATAGCAACTATGTTAATGCCGTAGCAGTGACCCCAGATGGCGAGCGCCTCATTTCTGCTTCCTGGGACAAGACGGTGAAAATCTGGAAGTTGTCGAGTGGGGAATTAGAGCAGACCCTCACCGGTCATAGCAACTTGGTTAGTGCCGTAGCGGTGACCCCAGATGGAGAGCGCCTCATTTCTGCTTCTACCGACAAGACGGTGAAAATCTGGAAGTTGTCGAGTGGGGAATTAGAGCAGACCCTCACCGGTCATAGCAACTTGGTTAGTGCCGTAGCGGTGACCCCAGATGGAGAGCGCCTCATTTCCGCTTCCGGGGACAAGACGGTGAAAATCTGGAAGTTGTCGAGTGGGGAATTAGAGAAGACCCTCACCGGTCATAGCAACTGGGTTAATGCCGTAGCAGTAACCCCAGATGGAGAGCGCCTCATTTCCGCTTCCTGGGACGATACAGTGAAAATCTGGAAGTTGTCGAGTGGGGAATTAGAGAAGACCCTCACCGGTCATAGCAACTGGGTTAATGCCGTAGGGGTGACCCCAGATGGAGAGCGCCTCATTTCTGCTTCCAACGACAAGACGGTGAAAATCTGGAAGTTGTCGAGTGGGGAATTAGAGAAGACCCTCACCGGTCATAGCTCCTCGGTTAGAGCCGTAGGGGTGACCCCAGATGGAGAGCGCCTCATTTCCGCTTCCAACGACAAGACAGTGAAAATCTGGAAGTTGTCCAGTGGGGAAATCATTGCCAGTTTTTCTGGAGATGTGTCTATTAACTGCTGCGCTATTTCCCCAGATGGCAAAACTATCATTACTGGCGACTTCTCCGGCCGCTTACATTTCCTGCGCCTAGTAGCATTGGAGCCAAACTCATGAACGCAATAACCCTCCTGTCCGCTACCCCTAGGGAATTTCACGCCCATTTGCAGAAAGCGCTAACCCATTTCCAGCCCCGTCCCCAGCTCTTGGCTGCCATCGATCGCTTTTATACTCGCCACCCGCGCGGCTATTTCACCCTCATCGGCCCTCCAGGCACGGGAAAAACCGCTCTCCTCGCCCGCTATGCCACCACCCATCCCCGCGTCATCTACTACAGCGCCCAACTGCCGGGAAAAAACCAAGCGGAGACGTTTCTGCTCGCGCTCTGTCGCCAACTATCGCAGCTTGCCCAAACCCAAGGCATCCCCGTCCCGGAGACCGCCAGCAGCGAGAGTCCCCAGTTTCCGAGCAGTCGGTTTGCTTACCTGCTGCAAACCCTGAGCGACCATCTCCCGCTGCGAGAAAATCTGGTTATTGCTATTGATGGTTGCGACAATATTGACCGCTGCCAGCAACCCCCCGGCACTAACCTCTTCTATCTCCCGCGCTATCTCCCGAATAGAGTCTATATTCTCCTCGCTCGCCGTCCCTTCCCTCCCAGTCAGTCCGGACTCTTCAGCGAAAGTCCCCAGCAGTCTTTGCATCTCCTCGACTATCCCGACAGCACCAGGGAGACCGTTTGCGCCTATGTGGATACCTATTTCGCCACCCATGCTCCCCAGTTGCAGAATTCCCGACTCTCCGACGAGTTGGTTAATGCCAGCGAGAATAATTTCACGTTCCTCAGCCAAATATTACCGGCAATTACGCAGAATTACTCTAGCAATTCCTTCCACCGGCAACCCCCACCACCGGGTTTAGCTGCTTACTATCAACAGCACTTAACCCAGATGAATTTAACCGCGTCTCCCCTGAAACCCACTCTCTTGCAACACCTAGCCGCGGCCACGGATGCGCTCTCTGTCGAGGACATGGCTGCTGCTCTCGATGAAGACGAATACGACATCGAAACCATCTTAGAGGAATGGACTCCCTTTTTAATCGCGGAAGAGAGTGCCACAGAGCCCAAGTATCGGTTGTATCATCGCCATTTCGCCGAATTTATTAACTATTAAACTGGCGATTAAATTGACGAGCGGAATGTCTTGGCTGCTTCCAGATGAGACGTTTGCGCCATCAACACGCACCGGGTAAGCAGTTCCATATCTAGGTGGCTCAGTTCCGGGATTTCGCTGCGAGAAATTTGCCTGTAATCTTCATCTTGCAATCGATATAGGCTAAATACACCGTCTTCCCAAAACCAGACTTCCGAGATACCGAGAGCGCGATAACGTTGCAGTTTATTCAGACTGCCGCTGGTAAAAATAACTTCGATCGCTAAATCTGGAGTCGGTTTAGAATTGCCGAAACAATAGGATTCGTCTGGCTCAACCGCAACCAAACCTTCGCGCTCCTGAGTCGTAGAGCCAAGGGGTTCAAATTCTATACCCATTTCCAGACAATATAACCCAATCAGAAATCCAATTAAGCGACTAAATAGTTCATGTTCTCGTCCCGGCATGAGAATTTCTACGGTATTTTGATAGTAAAATAACTGCACGTTGCGGCGATCGCCAAACCCAGATCGAATCCATTGAAATTGCTCCCAACTAATCCCGGAATGGACGATCCGTTGGTCGGGAGATGTTCCCTCGAGTTGTTTGGATTGCAGTTGAATCATAAGCTGAAACTGAGATTACTCCACGCTATCGGGATCGACTCCTAATTGTCGCAGGCGATCGCGCAACTTTTCTACTGTATCTTGTGCTTGTTCCTTCTCCTGGCGTTCGCGATCGCGTTCCGACTCAGCAACATTGGCTCTGCGTCGCTCGCTGTTAGCCCGCTGACGCTCAAGTTCCTTATCCAGACGTTCCCGCTCTTTTTCTAGGCGTTCCCGCTCTTTTTCTAGGCGTTGGCGATCGCGATCTTGCGCCAAATCCACATAAGTTTCTAACCGCTCGCCATCCGGAGCAAACAGCCGTAGTTCCCCCGAAACTGTAGTAAAACTTACTCCCAAGCGCGGACTCGTCCATCCCTCCATTTCCGCAATCTTTTCTAATTTATCGCCGCTTCTGAGCCATCCTTCCAGACGATTTCCCTTGGGGTTATATGCATAATATTCTTCCACACCATGAGTCTGATAAAATTCAAACTTCTTATTCATCTCCTCCTTACTATTACTTGGAGAAATAATCTCAAAAACAACTTGCGGCGCAATATCCCTTTCTTCCCATTGTTTATAAGAGGGACGATCTTTCTTCCTGACGCCAAATACCATCATTACATCAGGCGCTTGTCGAGAAGGCTTTTTCTGCGCGGAGATCTCCTCTTCGGTAAGCTGAACGGGATACCAGAATAAATCCCCGGCAACAAAGACATCTTCGACATCTTTAAACAAAGCATCGAGTCCGCCTTGAATCATCATAATTAAGCGGAACTGTGTTGTATTCTCACCCACAGGCTGACCGTCACTTTCTGGATAGAGGGAGTCATCGTCAATGAATAGGGTTGGCGGTTTGTATACCATGTCTTTGCGCCTAGTCAGTCGATTCAGTCTTATTATAGGCGATCGCCCCCAGCCCCGTTCCTTCTGATTCTTTGCAAACTTGCGATCGCGCAAAGTCCAACTCTAAATCTAAAGGTGTTTATCGAGGCGATCGCACTGATAGCGACCATCCGGTAAATAGTGACCATAGATGCGATCTCCTCGGTCCCCCCAAACATCACATTCATGGGTAGAATCAGCAAAAGGCTTACCCTTGAGCTTTTTAAAGTCCAGCTTCGGAGGGTTATCATTTCCGTGGCTGTCAAGGTACTGACTCAGGTCGTCCAACCGTTCATTGAGGATATGAAGACGATCTGGTTGTATGCCTTTGACTGACTGCTTAAATTTGCTAGAGTAAATTAGTTGTGAACTTAAGGGAGGCAAAAGCTCTCGTTCATAATACTTGGGCTTCCCCTGTTTCCAAATCAGTTTTCCCCACTCAGATAAACCGGCAAAATCTTTATCTTGAAACAGCAAAGTTTCCGGAATTCCTTGACAATCGCTCAGAGCTACTTGGTCTTGTTGTTGCAGTTGGCGAAAGGTGGTTAAGTGCTTTGCAATGATACCATCGGTATCGAGAGTAATGGGTAACCGAGGGATTCGCAAAAGTTGGGAACTGCCTTGAAAAATATAGATGCACTCATCGGCATAAAACATCCCTGCTGCTTGTAGAAAGCCGTTGACACTCTTAAATCCTCCAGTTAGGTTAAAGATGACCTGATAGTAATCTTGAGCTTGATAGCCTCCGAGGGATCGATCGCACCACTCAATGAGGTCAGACATAGCAGCCCGAAAGCAATCTAAGTTTTTGGTAGCCAAGTCTTGAATGGTGTGGGATTGGGCATTTAAACCGCGATCGCGCAACCAAGTCACTACCATATCCGCAACTGCTTCGCCTTGATAAGTATCGGTTCCTAAAATGTAATGCAGATCTTCCCCAGAAGAGGGCAGAGAGTCTTCATAATAGGTCACAATTCCATTGAGTTCAGCACTCAAGCGTTTGATTTCAGACAAGCTAGCATTTTGTAACAGTTGAGTCCTAGTTTGAAGGTGTTTATCAATGGTCGCTTTGTCCTCGGACGCTAACTGTGTTTCTTTTTCGTTACTTGTAGAGATCAATAAACTCCGTAGAGAATTATCAGCTCCATTGGTTAACAAACTTGTACCACAAGCAGACACAAAAACCTTAGGCACGATCGTCTCCTCAATCAGGTATTTTTAGTATACTTTCTAATCGAAAAATGGTACACTAATGTTTGTCTAATTTACCAAGACATAGTTACTCCAGTTCTAGTTCGGCTAAGTAAGCTTCTGGAGACTCTTCTGAAGGACTTTGTACGGGAATAGCGGAAACGATCGCATCTAACACGCGACCTACTGGAATCACGGTTAAGCCTAAATCGGGTAAAGATTGACCTTTCGGCACGATCGCCCGTTTAAAGCCGAGTTTTGCGGCTTCTTTTAACCGCAGTTCTAATTGCGACACGGCGCGCACTTGGCCGCCCAAACCAACTTCGCCGATAATCACCGTGCGCGCATCGACAAAGCGATCGCGAAAGGAAGCCACCACTGCGACAGCAATCCCCAGATCGGCTGCCGGTTCTTCAACGCCCAATCCTCCCGCAGAGGCGACGTAGGTATCTAATTTCGAGAGGGGAATTCCGACCCGCTTTTCCAATACCGCTAAAATTTGCAACAAGCGGTTATTGTCTACCCCTGTCGTTGCCCGGCGCGGAGAACCGTAGCTGGTGGGACTCACCAAGGCTTGCAACTCCACGACAATGGGACGAGTCCCTTCGCAAGCGACAATCGTACAAGTTCCGGAGACATTTTCATCGCGATTTCCTAAGAAGAGTTCGGAAGGATTGGGGACTTCGGCTAACCCCGCCGCCACCATTTCAAAGACACCGATTTCATGAGTGGCGCCAAAGCGGTTTTTCATCGATCGCAACAAGCGATGAGAGGCAAAGCGATCGCCTTCAAAATACAATACCGTATCGACCAAATGTTCTAATACCCTCGGTCCGGCGAGCGCTCCATCTTTGGTAACATGTCCGACAATAAAGAGCGTTATATTCTCCCGTTTCGCCACCTGCATTAGAGCTGAGGTACATTCGCGCACCTGAGCGACAGAACCGGGAGCGGAAGAGAGGGATGGGAAATAAATGGTTTGAATACTATCAATAATGGCTAAATTTGGTTTCAGAGATTCTAACTCTCGGAGAATTTCTTCTAAGTCGGTTTCCGGGAGTAGGAAAAACCGCGACACTGAATTATTTGCCGCGCTCTCTTCTGCTGGCGGGGGGGGCGCAATCAAGGCTTCAAATCCGCTGGGTGAAAGTTTGGCAAGCTTGCCCGAGACACCATTTTCTGATTC from the Roseofilum casamattae BLCC-M143 genome contains:
- a CDS encoding Uma2 family endonuclease; amino-acid sequence: MVYKPPTLFIDDDSLYPESDGQPVGENTTQFRLIMMIQGGLDALFKDVEDVFVAGDLFWYPVQLTEEEISAQKKPSRQAPDVMMVFGVRKKDRPSYKQWEERDIAPQVVFEIISPSNSKEEMNKKFEFYQTHGVEEYYAYNPKGNRLEGWLRSGDKLEKIAEMEGWTSPRLGVSFTTVSGELRLFAPDGERLETYVDLAQDRDRQRLEKERERLEKERERLDKELERQRANSERRRANVAESERDRERQEKEQAQDTVEKLRDRLRQLGVDPDSVE
- a CDS encoding WD40 repeat domain-containing protein, encoding MKTVQRQTIAEKLATKKSSFRRVYLGKRPCVYARKEKWEKYRELLTNFEFIEAKINHPEFGVQALIEDYELMGAETENTKALQLVQGALRLSAHVLQQDSSQLVGQLLGRMQGLKHREIQQLLTQANQSQTPGLRPLTPSLTPPGGPLLRTLEGHSSFVNAVAVTPDGERLISASHDQTVKIWKLSSGELEKTLTGHSDDVNAVAVTPDGERLISASHDKTVKIWKLSSGELEQTLTGHRFSVNAVAVTPDGERLISASTDKTVKIWKLSSGELEQTLTGHSDAVTAVAATLDGERLISASTDKTVKIWKLSSGELEKTLTGHSFYVSAVAVTPDGERLISASTDKTVKIWKLSSGELEKTLTGHSNYVNAVAVTPDGERLISASDDQTVKIWKLSSGELEKTLTGHSNYVNAVAVTPDGERLISASWDKTVKIWKLSSGELEQTLTGHSNLVSAVAVTPDGERLISASTDKTVKIWKLSSGELEQTLTGHSNLVSAVAVTPDGERLISASGDKTVKIWKLSSGELEKTLTGHSNWVNAVAVTPDGERLISASWDDTVKIWKLSSGELEKTLTGHSNWVNAVGVTPDGERLISASNDKTVKIWKLSSGELEKTLTGHSSSVRAVGVTPDGERLISASNDKTVKIWKLSSGEIIASFSGDVSINCCAISPDGKTIITGDFSGRLHFLRLVALEPNS
- a CDS encoding Uma2 family endonuclease codes for the protein MIQLQSKQLEGTSPDQRIVHSGISWEQFQWIRSGFGDRRNVQLFYYQNTVEILMPGREHELFSRLIGFLIGLYCLEMGIEFEPLGSTTQEREGLVAVEPDESYCFGNSKPTPDLAIEVIFTSGSLNKLQRYRALGISEVWFWEDGVFSLYRLQDEDYRQISRSEIPELSHLDMELLTRCVLMAQTSHLEAAKTFRSSI
- a CDS encoding ATP-binding protein, which codes for MNAITLLSATPREFHAHLQKALTHFQPRPQLLAAIDRFYTRHPRGYFTLIGPPGTGKTALLARYATTHPRVIYYSAQLPGKNQAETFLLALCRQLSQLAQTQGIPVPETASSESPQFPSSRFAYLLQTLSDHLPLRENLVIAIDGCDNIDRCQQPPGTNLFYLPRYLPNRVYILLARRPFPPSQSGLFSESPQQSLHLLDYPDSTRETVCAYVDTYFATHAPQLQNSRLSDELVNASENNFTFLSQILPAITQNYSSNSFHRQPPPPGLAAYYQQHLTQMNLTASPLKPTLLQHLAAATDALSVEDMAAALDEDEYDIETILEEWTPFLIAEESATEPKYRLYHRHFAEFINY
- the radA gene encoding DNA repair protein RadA; the encoded protein is MAKSRTLYVCNQCGAEFSQWFGKCSACGSWDSLIEQMNASSSNNSRFAAGSQQWRKEGGRAIAESQGGKPRAAITLDQISDAAVARMNSGYSELDRVLGGGIVHGSLVLIGGEPGIGKSTLLLQVANQLAQTDSVLYVSGEESGQQVKLRAARLGVGEVENDDDEESENGVSGKLAKLSPSGFEALIAPPPPAEESAANNSVSRFFLLPETDLEEILRELESLKPNLAIIDSIQTIYFPSLSSAPGSVAQVRECTSALMQVAKRENITLFIVGHVTKDGALAGPRVLEHLVDTVLYFEGDRFASHRLLRSMKNRFGATHEIGVFEMVAAGLAEVPNPSELFLGNRDENVSGTCTIVACEGTRPIVVELQALVSPTSYGSPRRATTGVDNNRLLQILAVLEKRVGIPLSKLDTYVASAGGLGVEEPAADLGIAVAVVASFRDRFVDARTVIIGEVGLGGQVRAVSQLELRLKEAAKLGFKRAIVPKGQSLPDLGLTVIPVGRVLDAIVSAIPVQSPSEESPEAYLAELELE